The following proteins come from a genomic window of Rutidosis leptorrhynchoides isolate AG116_Rl617_1_P2 chromosome 10, CSIRO_AGI_Rlap_v1, whole genome shotgun sequence:
- the LOC139872961 gene encoding pentatricopeptide repeat-containing protein At4g01990, mitochondrial-like — MIINRCRNRIPFSSNLTLLKSFSTTVEESNITAEFISPAPPKQTANEKRLYRRLSALGATGGTVTETLNEYIREGNFVKKDELERCIRELRKYGKYYHALQIMEWMDKRDINFSNTDLAVRLDLISKVKGIPAAESFFNGLSPHMQNRNTYGALLNSYCKSKMAEKAFALFKEIEAKNFTTSLSFNNIMTLYISLDQPEKVPPLVEEMKKRKIHLSTFTYNIWMQSFSLLGDIEGVERVFEEITRDEKETCNWTTYSNLAGAYVKYNLREKAESTLKLLENEIKRPSREPYHFLITFYSTLNNRDEVHRVCNVLKSSFEITSNVSYRIILQALAKVKDLEGVKKCFEEWESNCTYYDTRVANVVIGGYLKHDMVDEAELVFHDAVKKSKGPFVQTLALFMKHYIVHQQMDLALKCLETAAAREESDWVPHADSIEAFMKHFEQEKDVENAEKLFKCLKRLNCVDDKVYGLLLQTYVAAGLTTNSDVRERIEKVGIVVTPELENMIKKVCSN; from the exons ATGATAATCAACCGCTGCCGGAACCGAATACCGTTCTCCAGCAATTTAACGCTACTCAAATCTTTCTCGACAACGGTAGAAGAGTCAAATATTACTGCCGAATTTATATCGCCGGCGCCGCCGAAACAAACGGCAAACGAAAAACGGTTATACAGACGGTTATCAGCGTTAGGTGCAACAGGAGGTACAGTAACAGAAACATTGAATGAGTATATAAGAGAAGGCAATTTTGTTAAAAAAGATGAATTAGAAAGATGTATTAGAGAACTTCGAAAGTACGGCAAGTATTATCACGCTCTTCAG ATAATGGAATGGATGGATAAAAGGGATATCAACTTTTCAAACACGGATCTTGCAGTACGATTAGATTTAATATCAAAGGTTAAAGGAATACCTGCAGCCGAAAGTTTCTTCAATGGCCTATCTCCACACATGCAGAACCGAAATACTTACGGTGCTCTCTTAAACAGTTACTGCAAGTCAAAAATGGCCGAAAAAGCATTTGCCCTTTTTAAagaaattgaagctaaaaactttacAACTTCTTTGTCATTCAACAACATAATGACGTTATACATATCATTAGACCAGCCCGAAAAAGTACCTCCCTTAGTGGAAGAAATGAAGAAACGAAAAATCCATTTAAGTACTTTTACTTATAATATTTGGATGCAAAGCTTTTCGCTTTTAGGAGATATTGAAGGTGTCGAACGGGTTTTTGAGGAAATAACAAGGGACGAAAAGGAAACGTGTAATTGGACGACTTATAGTAACCTTGCGGGAGCTTATGTGAAGTACAATCTTCGTGAGAAAGCGGAATCTACTCTTAAATTGCTTGAAAACGAGATAAAACGTCCTTCACGAGAGCCGTACCATTTTCTTATTACTTTCTACTCCACGCTTAATAACCGAGACGAAGTTCATCGTGTGTGTAATGTGTTAAAATCTTCATTTGAGATAACTAGTAATGTAAGTTATAGAATAATACTACAAGCGCTTGCTAAAGTGAAAGATCTAGAAGGTGTGAAGAAATGTTTTGAAGAATGGGAATCGAATTGTACGTATTACGATACACGAGTGGCTAACGTGGTTATAGGCGGTTATTTGAAACATGATATGGTTGATGAAGCTGAGTTAGTTTTTCATGACGCTGTTAAGAAATCAAAAGGACCCTTTGTTCAAACATTGGCTTTGTTTATGAAACATTATATTGTGCATCAGCAAATGGATTTGGCTTTAAAATGTTTGGAAACGGCTGCTGCGCGAGAGGAAAGTGATTGGGTCCCACATGCTGACAGTATTGAGGCGTTTATGAAGCATTTTGAGCAAGAAAAAGATGTAGAAAACGCTGAAAAGCTATTCAAGTGTTTGAAGAGATTGAATTGTGTTGATGATAAGGTGTATGGTCTTTTGTTGCAGACGTACGTAGCTGCTGGTTTAACTACTAATTCTGATGTTCGCGAGAGAATCGAAAAGGTTGGCATTGTGGTTACACCCGAGCTTGAAAACATGATTAAAAAAGTTTGCTCTAATTAG